The DNA window CTCGTCGTTCTTCAATACTGGGTCTTCGTTTATATTGGATGATTTGATTGATGCAGATATTCAAGACATCGGTTATGCGATAATAGATGAACTCTTTGGGCTTAGTCCAGTCTTTCTTTACATATTTCAATAGTTTAGGGAAGCCGATAGCCAGGATGTGGACATAGTCTTTGCATTTGTATATGAAGTACAAGGCCAGAGCCATAAAGGCATTGAGATTTTTCATGCCTTGATAGCTGCCTAAACGCATGCTTTCCCATCTCATGCTCTGCTTCATTTGGCGATGCACTTCTTCAATAGCCCAGCGTTTTTTATATATATATCGATAATCTGATC is part of the Candidatus Cloacimonadota bacterium genome and encodes:
- a CDS encoding transposase, with amino-acid sequence SDYRYIYKKRWAIEEVHRQMKQSMRWESMRLGSYQGMKNLNAFMALALYFIYKCKDYVHILAIGFPKLLKYVKKDWTKPKEFIYYRITDVLNICINQIIQYKRRPSIEERRDQWQIKIRLN